The Pseudomonas sp. R4-35-07 nucleotide sequence GCCTGATTTCCCAGGAACTCTACGGCGCCGCGTCCGACGCCTTCCACGCCGGTGACCCGACCCTGGCCGATCTGGGCCTGATGCTCTCGGACTACCTGAACAATATCGACGGCCGTGGCGACCTCAAGGACGAAGCCAAGACCTTGACCGCCAAGGACGCCGTCGCCTTGCTGCAAACGCGCTTGAACAAAGTGTTCGGCGAGGCCGAAGAAACCATCCGCGTGTTCGAATCCGATGGCATCGTCGCCGACGCGGCGGCGGGCGCCGACTACATCAAGATCCGCGCCGACGCGATGTTCAACGACCGTGACGTGCGCGCCCTGGAAGTGCACGAAGGCCTGGTGCATGTGGGCACCACTCTCAATGGCCAGAACCAGCCGATCTGCACGTTCCTGTCCAAGGGCCCACCCTCATCCACCGTGACCCAGGAAGGCCTGGCGATCCTGATGGAGATCATCACGTTCGCCTCCTACCCCAGCCGGCTGCGCAAACTGACCAACCGCACCCGCGCCATTCATATGGTGGAGGAGGGCGCCGACTTCCTGCAGGTGTTCGAATTCTTCCGCGAGCAAGGCTTTGAAATGGCTGAAAGCTACGGCAACGCCAGTCGCGTGTTCCGTGGCTCGGTGCCCACTGGCTTGCCGTTTACCAAGGATCTGTCCTACCTCAAGGGCTTTATCATGGTCTACAACTACATCCAGCTGGCCGTGCGCAAGGGCAAGTTGGAACAAGTGCCGTTGTTGTTCTGCGGCAAGACCACGCTTGAAGATATGCGCACCTTGCGCCAACTGGTCGATGAAGGCCTGGTAGTGCCGCCCAAATACCTGCCCGAACAGTTCCGCGACATGAACGCACTGGCGGCGTGGATGTGCTTCTCCAACTTCCTCAACCATTTGAGCCTGGACCGCATCGAGGCGGACTACTCCAATATCCTGTAAGGATGCTGGCTATTTTCAACTCACCCACGAGGCTTCAACGGATGAGAATCCTCGGCATTCTTTGCCTGCTACTCACATTGAACGGCTGCAGCTCCCTGCTGTTCTACCCGGAGCCCGGCCTGCCGTTCACGCCGCAAAAAGCCCACCTTGCGTACCGCGACGTCACCCTCACCACTGCCGACGGCGTAAATCTGCACGCCTGGTGGCTACCCGCCAAGCCCGGCGTGCCACTCAAAGGCACGGTGCTGCACCTGCACGGCAATGGCGGCAATCTGGCCTGGCACCTGGGCGGGAGTTGGTGGTTGCCGGAGCAGGGCTACCAAGTGCTGTTGCTCGACTATCGCGGCTATGGGCTCTCCGAAGGCAAGCCGTCATTGCCGGCGATTTATCAGGATGTGGACGCCGCGTTCAGTTGGCTCGATCAGGCGCCCGAAGTCCGCAGCCAGCCGCTGATCGTCCTTGGCCAGAGCCTGGGCGGTGCGTTGGCCGTGCATTATCTTGCGGCCCACCCCGAGCGCCAGTCCCGGCTCAAGGCCCTGGTATTGGATGGCGTGCCCGCCAGTTATCGTGACGTAGGACAATTCGCCCTGAGCACGTCCTGGTTAACATGGCCGTTCCAGTTACCCCTGTCTTGGCTGGTGCCCGACGCCGACAGCGCGATCAACGCCATGCCCCAACTGACCGGCGTGCCCAAGCTGCTGTTTCACAGCCTGGATGATCCGATCGTGCCCTTGTCCAACGGTATCCGCCTGTACCAGGCAGCGCCTGCACCCAGGGTGCTGCAACTGACGCGAGGTGGGCATGTGCAGACATTTGCCGACAAGACCTGGCAAACCGTGATGCTGCGTTACCTGGATGACCCGCTGCACTTCAACGGCCTGCGTCGTCTCGGCGAAATCCCGAATTATCCCCTACCTGAAGCTGACCCATCAGAGAGCCCGCAATGAGTGAAGAGCGCAACATGATCCCGCTGATTCTCACTGGCATCGGCACCATCATCGGTACTGTCGGTTGCCTGTGGTACTACGGCTACCTGCACTTCGCCAAGCCGGAGGATGCGCTGTTGCTCAGCGATTTCACGATGCTCAAGACCGTGCCGGGTGAGGACTACAAAATCTCGTTGACCCCTGCCGCTCAAGTGGCGCAGTGCATTGATGGCGTATTGGTGATGTTCGACACCGACCAGAAAGGCCTGAGTGGCGTGCTGGTGAATAACAAGAAGCAGGCAGTGCGTTGCATGGGGCAGGAAACCCCACAACTGCAGTAGTGACAGCCGGCTTCCCCGCCGTGGGAAAGTGCCGTTATCTCTACAGATTATGGATTTGTCACCTGTCAGTCCGCCCCGCTGAGCGGAACCATCCTGACGCTCCCACCACAGATATGGACTGATTGGCGCTGCTGATCAGCCTATTTTATTCATTGGTTGGAGTGAGCGTTTATGGCGGGAATCAACGGCGTATCGGGTGGTGCAAACATGGGTGGCCTGGGCGGTGTCGGCAATACCGGCAATCGCCAGGGGGGCTCGCAGCAGGGGCTCGACCAACAGATTCAAGATGTAAAGAATCAGCTCCAGGAGCTTAAATCCAAAGGTTCTCAGGAAAACCAGGGAAGTGGCGGTGCGGGTGGCGAAGGCTCTCCCACGGCATTGGAGGAGCTACTGAAGAAACTACTCGCCCAGAAAGCTGGCGGTGCGCAGGGTGGTCAAGGCGCACAAGATGGCCAAAGCGGAGGACAAAGCGACGGCCAAGGCCAGGGCCAGATCCAGTCTCCGCCATCGCAAGGTACAGGCTCCGTCGACTACTGATGGGTGTCTCTGGAAAACCGCCTTCATTGGCGGTTTTTCAGGTTGCATCAAGCGACCGGTTTCGTTGTTGACGCGAATACCTGGAACCGTATCGCGTCAGATGCCACAGACAGCGATGAAACTACACAAAGCGGGGCCTAGAATGTGGCGATAACCATTGCTGCAATACGCAACATGTTGGACATGGCCAGGGAGCATCAGAAGCTGGAGCGGCGAGACGCTGAGGACGATGAACTCAAGCAACTGATGGATAAGCTGTCGCAAAATGCTTATGGCCCCAAAATCGAAATGCCTGCCGACGATACTCACCGCACCATCCAGTTTGACGAACCCAAAAAAAACCCACCGTAAGGTGGGTTTTTTCATGCCGCTTAAACCAATCAGTTAGCTACGGAAGAACGTGGCTTGACCGGTTGGTTGTCGTTGGAGATGGTCACTTCAACGCGGCGGTTCATTGCACGGCCCGATACGCTGCCGTTGTCGGCAACCGGGTATTCCTTGCCGTAGCCCTGGGTCACGATGCGCGAGATATCCACGCCTTGCTGTGCCAGTGCACGTTGCACGGAAGCCGCACGGCGCTCGGACAGGCTCTGGTTGTACGAGTCGGAACCGGTGCTGTCGGTGTAGCCTTCGACGATCACTTTACGGTCCGGATTGTCGCGCAGGAACTGAGCCAGCTTGGTGATATTCACCAGGCCGCTGGACTTAAGGTCGGACTTGTTGGTGGCGAACAGTACGTCACCAAAGGTCACCAGGGTGCCGCGATCGGTTTGCTTGGCGTTCAAGCTGTCTTGCAATTGCTTGATCTGCGCGTCACGAGCGTCCAGCAGGGCGCGGGCACGTTCGTCGCCAGCGTTTTTCAGCTTGGCTTCGGACTCACGCAGAGAAATAGTGTCTTTGGCCACTTCTACACGCTGGTTGGTCAGGTAAGCCAACTGGTCGACTTTCTTCTCGTCTTCCTTGTCGCGGTAGGCCTTGTCTGCCTTATCCAGCCACTCGCTGGCGTCTTTGGTTTCCAGCGCTGCGAGCTTGGTAGCCTGCGGGTTGGTTTGCAGGGCCGTGAAATTGGTCCGTGCGTTTTCCAGATTTGCGTTCGGCGGGGTGGAGCAGGCTGCCAAGGCAACGCTCATCGCCAACAGGGCAGGGATCATCAATTGTTTACGCATAGTCGTGTCGTCCTTTCAATTCGATATCAGGTGCGATGCAGTCAAGGGGCAGCGGCTTACTTCTGCTGGATAGCAGCCGGGCGCATGCCTTCCTTACGCAACTCGTCAACTGCTTTCTGGGAGTCCTTCACCGCTTGCTCAGCCTTGGCAGCCTGGGCTTTACGCTCAGCAACGCGAGCGTCCCACTCGGCTTGTTCAGCCAACTGACGCGCTTTGTCGTAGTTCTTGTCGTGCATGGCGATTTCGGCTTCTTTGAGCTTGTCCTGGGCCGACTTCATTTCCACGGCTGCAAACTCGGTACCGCCGGCGCTGACCGCGCTGTTGACCGCAGATTGGGTCACTGCGTATTGCTCGGTCGGCGGGTTACCGGCACAGCCAGCCAGAACGAAGCTGGTGCCGATTGCCAGCGCGGCCAATTTGAGCCCGCGCAGGTGGTTAAACGAGGATTTGGCAGTGCTGGTCTTCATCGTCTTCAACTCCATTGGATAACTCCTGAAAAATCCATCCTGGCGTTCGTTTGCGGGCCCGGCGGTTAAGCACATGACGCCAGTTCAAACGAGCGTTCCAAGTGATGGCTTACTGGCTGTGACCGGATGCTTTTTTCAAAAGTTCAGCGGAGATGGCGATTTGCCTAAAAAAATATCTGACTGAATGGTCAGCATCAGAAATTTGGAACTTTCACCCCGCGAAGCGGTACGCCGGGCCGCTGAAAGGCCCGGAATACAGCGGTTGAATCAGTTTAAATAAGGGAGGATCAGTGCTGCGGTTCGTCAGCACTCGCTGACAAATCATGCAGATAGCGGCGCGACAACGTCAGAAAACGCGGCGTGGGCCCGACGTCTTCATACAGCGGGTCGCCTTCTTCATCGGTGGCAATCACCTGCTGGCCCTTGACGTAGGGAAAGCTGGCTTCCAGCTCTTCGAGGGCGGCGCCGATCAGTTCGCCAAGCAGTTCTTCGGTGTGGCGCTTGGGGTACATTTCGGCAAGGGCGGCCAGCCGCGCGGCGGCTTCTACGTCCAGATGAATCGCGTATTGGGTTTGGGTCAGTCGACCCTTGGCGGTTTCTTCCCAATGCTGGGGCAGGTCTCGAATTTTCATGGCAACCTCAATAATGAGTGACCAGCCACCGGTGTGGATGACCCGGCGACTTAACCTTGAGACTAGCTGCAAGCCGCAAGGTTTAAAGTGTCTTGTCAGAAAGCGCCGCCGACGGCACTCTGGAACACCTGCGCGTCCCGGATTTCTGGCTGGAGATTGGCTGATGAGTGATATCGATGCACGCTTGCGTGAGGATGTTCACCTGCTGGGTGAACTGTTGGGCAACACCATTCGAGAGCAATACGGCGATGCGTTTCTCGACAAGATCGAGCAGATCCGTAAAGGCGCCAAGGCTGACCGGCGCGGCGCGGGCGCTGAGCTCAGCGCGAGCCTGAATCAGCTGCAGGAAGATGAACTGCTGCCTGTAGCGCGGGCCTTCAACCAGTTCCTCAACCTGGCCAACATTGCCGAGCAGTACCAGTTGATTCATCGGCGCGATGAATCGCAGCCGGCGCCCTTCGAGTCCCGTGTGCTGCCGGAGTTGCTGGCCCGCCTGCAACGCGAAGGCCACAGTGACGAATCCCTGGCCCGCCAATTGGCGCGGCTGGAGATCGAGTTGGTCCTCACCGCCCACCCCACCGAAGTCGCGCGCCGCACGCTGATCCAGAAATATGACGCGATTGCCGCGCAACTGGCGCTGCAGGATCACCGTGACCTCACCAGCGCCGAGCGCGAGCAGATCCGCGAACGCTTGCAACGCCTGATCGCCGAGGCCTGGCACACCGAAGAAATCCGCCGCGTCCGGCCCACGCCGGTGGATGAAGCCAAATGGGGCTTTGCGGTCATCGAGCATTCGTTGTGGCAGGCCATTCCCAATTATTTGCGCAAGGCCGACCAGGCCTTGCACGCCGCCACCGGTTTGCGTCTGCCGCTTGAGGCCGCGCCAATTCGATTTGCCTCGTGGATGGGCGGCGACCGTGACGGCAACCCGAATGTCACGGCGCCGGTCACTCGCGAAGTGCTGTTGCTGGCGCGCTGGATGGCCGCGGATTTGTATCTGCGCGATATCGATCAGCTCGCCTCCGAGCTGTCCATGCAACAGGCCAGCCCGGCGTTGCTGGCTCAGGTGGGGGACAGCGTCGAGCCTTACCGTGCCTTGCTCAAGCAACTGCGCGAACGCCTGCGCGCCACGCGCCAGTGGGCTCATTCCGCGTTGAGTGGCCCTGCACCGGCACCGGCGCAGGTGTTGCAGGACAATCGCGACCTGCTCGGCCCCTTGGAGCTGTGCTATCAGTCGCTGCATGAGTGCGGCATGGGCGTGATTGCCGATGGTCCGTTGCTCGACTGCCTGCGCCGCGCTGTCACTTTCGGCCTGTTCCTGGTCCGCCTGGATGTGCGCCAGGATTCCACGCGTCACTCGTCGGCCATGACCGAAATCACCGACTACCTCGGCTTGGGTCGCTATGAAGACTGGGACGAAGAAACGCGCATCAACTTCCTGAGCAAAGAGCTGAACAATCGCCGACCACTGCTGCCAGGTTATTTCAAACCGTCGGCGGATACCGCTGAGGTGTTGAACACCTGCCGCGAAATCGCCGCTGCACCGGCTGCATCGCTGGGCTCCTATGTGATTTCCATGGCCGGCGCCGCATCGGATGTGCTGGCGGTGCAGTTGCTGCTCAAAGAGTCGGGCGTACAGCGGCCCATGCGCGTCGTGCCGCTGTTCGAGACCCTGGCCGACCTGGATAACGCCGGGCCGGTGATGGAGCGACTGTTGCAACTGCCGGGCTATCGCGCGCGGTTGCATGGCCCGCAGGAAGTGATGATCGGCTATTCGGACTCGGCCAAGGACGCCGGCACCACCGCCGCCGCTTGGGCGCAGTACCGGGCACAGGAACGGCTGGTGGATATCTGCCGCGAGCAACAAGTGGAATTGCTGTTGTTCCACGGTCGCGGTGGCACCGTCGGCCGTGGCGGTGGCCCGGCGCATGCGGCGATCCTGTCGCAGCCACCGGGCTCGGTGGCGGGGCGGTTCCGCACCACCGAACAGGGCGAGATGATCCGCTTCAAGTTTGGCCTGCCGGATATTGCCGAACAGAACCTCAACCTCTACTTGGCGGCGGTACTCGAAGCCACGCTGTTGCCACCGCCGCCACCGGAGCCGGCCTGGCGTCATCTGATGGACGAATTGGCCGCCGACGGCGTCAGCGCCTACCGCGCGGTGGTGCGGGAAAATCCGCAATTCGTCGAGTATTTCCGCCAGTCCACGCCGGAGCAGGAATTGGGGCGTTTGCCGCTCGGCAGTCGCCCCGCGAAGCGGCGCGCCGGCGGTATTGAAAGCCTGCGCGCGATTCCCTGGATCTTCGGCTGGACCCAGACTCGCCTGATGCTGCCCGCCTGGCTCGGCTGGGAAGCGGCATTGAGCAAAGCCCTGGAGCGCGGCGAGGGTGAGTTGCTGGGGCAGATGCGCGAGCAGTGGCCGTTCTTCCGCACGCGCATTGATATGCTGGAAATGGTGCTGGCCAAGGCCGACGCCGATATCGCCCGCCTCTATGATGAGCGCCTGGTGCAGCCCGACTTGCTGCCATTGGGTGCGCACTTACGCGACCTATTGTCGCAGGCATGTCACGTGGTGCTAGGCCTGACTGGCCAGTCGCAGCTATTGGCCCACAGTCCGGACACCCTGGAGTTCATCCGCCTGCGTAACACCTACCTCGACCCCTTGCACCTGCTGCAGGCCGAATTGCTTGCTCGCTCGCGCCAACGCGAAGCGGCGCAAGACAGCCCTCTGGAACAGGCGCTGCTGGTGTCCGTCGCCGGTATTGCCGCCGGTTTGCGCAACACCGGTTGAGGTTTTTCGCCTGTTCTCAACGGCTTGCGAATCAACCGCGACGACCGCCCTGAAACGGGCGGTCGTTGTTTGAGGGGCACGGTTGCGCCTTTGGCTGACGCATGCCTGGCGCGGGTTTCTCCTACTTTTGGCGGCTTGTGTGGTAAGGGCCTGCTGTGTATCTTGATCAGCCTTTGGCCGTTTGATCGGCCTGGAACCACATTTTTACGAGATTGGCCCCACGCGGCGAATCCGAGCGTCATCTCTATAAAAAATTGAGGAGCACATCGATGCGCGTCATTCTGCTGGGAGCTCCCGGGGCCGGTAAAGGTACTCAGGCAAAGTTCATCACTGAAAAATTCGGCATTCCACAAATCTCCACCGGCGACATGCTGCGCGCTGCCGTCAAGGCCGGCACCGAGCTGGGCCTGATCGCCAAGAGCGTGATGGACAGCGGCGGCCTGGTCTCCGATGACCTGATCATCAACCTGGTCAAGGAACGCATCAGCCAGGAAGACTGCAAGAACGGTTTCCTGTTCGACGGCTTCCCGCGCACCATTCCCCAGGCTGAAGCGCTGGTGAAAGCGGGCGTCGAGTTGGACGCGGTGGTCGAGATCGCCGTTGAAGACGAAGAAATCGTCCAGCGTATCGCCGGTCGGCGCGTTCACGAAGGCTCGGGCCGCGTGTATCACATCGTCTACAACCCGCCGAAAGTGGCCGGCAAGGACGATGTCACCGGTGAAGACCTGGTGCAGCGTAAAGACGACACCGAAGAAACCGTACGTCATCGCCTGTCGGTCTACCATTCCCAGACCAAGCCGCTGGTGGACTTCTACCAGCAGCTGTCCGCTAAACAGGGCAAGCCGAAATACAGCCATATTCCTGGCGTCGGCTCCGTGGAAGCGATCACTGCCAAGGTGCTGCAAGCACTGAGCTGATGGGTTGATCGGCTGCATTCACAACGGCCCGCTTGCGGGCCGTTGTTGTTTATACTGGCGCACTTTTTTCGACTTGGACACCCACACCCATGAGCACCCTGCTGGCCCTGGACACCGCGACTGAAGCTTGCTCCGTGGCCTTGCTGCACGACGGCAAGGTAACGAGCCACTACGAGGTGATCCCGCGGCTGCACGCGCAGAAGCTGCTGCCCATGATCAAGCAACTGCTGGAAGACGCCGGTACCAGCCTGGCCGCCGTGGATGCCATCGCGTTCGGCCGTGGCCCCGGCGCGTTTACCGGCGTGCGGATTGCCATTGGCGTGGTGCAGGGCCTGGCGTTCGCGTTGGAGCGTCCGGTATTGCCGGTCTCCAACCTCGCGGTACTGGCCCAACGTGCGCTGCGTGAGCATGGCGCCACGCAAGTGGCGGCGGCGATTGATGCGCGCATGGATGAAGTCTATT carries:
- a CDS encoding flavohemoglobin expression-modulating QEGLA motif protein — encoded protein: MDDYQQTIRTLSDRIVLAQTPIRVLDAVKWDENIRQGFLKAKGKAMPAVDRDYYLNRPLSFDSSAVKLEFQNIERDITRRLGQFSPVGQIMRRMCREYRMVVRMLEARGTEDFGLISQELYGAASDAFHAGDPTLADLGLMLSDYLNNIDGRGDLKDEAKTLTAKDAVALLQTRLNKVFGEAEETIRVFESDGIVADAAAGADYIKIRADAMFNDRDVRALEVHEGLVHVGTTLNGQNQPICTFLSKGPPSSTVTQEGLAILMEIITFASYPSRLRKLTNRTRAIHMVEEGADFLQVFEFFREQGFEMAESYGNASRVFRGSVPTGLPFTKDLSYLKGFIMVYNYIQLAVRKGKLEQVPLLFCGKTTLEDMRTLRQLVDEGLVVPPKYLPEQFRDMNALAAWMCFSNFLNHLSLDRIEADYSNIL
- a CDS encoding alpha/beta hydrolase, with product MRILGILCLLLTLNGCSSLLFYPEPGLPFTPQKAHLAYRDVTLTTADGVNLHAWWLPAKPGVPLKGTVLHLHGNGGNLAWHLGGSWWLPEQGYQVLLLDYRGYGLSEGKPSLPAIYQDVDAAFSWLDQAPEVRSQPLIVLGQSLGGALAVHYLAAHPERQSRLKALVLDGVPASYRDVGQFALSTSWLTWPFQLPLSWLVPDADSAINAMPQLTGVPKLLFHSLDDPIVPLSNGIRLYQAAPAPRVLQLTRGGHVQTFADKTWQTVMLRYLDDPLHFNGLRRLGEIPNYPLPEADPSESPQ
- a CDS encoding OmpA family protein, whose amino-acid sequence is MRKQLMIPALLAMSVALAACSTPPNANLENARTNFTALQTNPQATKLAALETKDASEWLDKADKAYRDKEDEKKVDQLAYLTNQRVEVAKDTISLRESEAKLKNAGDERARALLDARDAQIKQLQDSLNAKQTDRGTLVTFGDVLFATNKSDLKSSGLVNITKLAQFLRDNPDRKVIVEGYTDSTGSDSYNQSLSERRAASVQRALAQQGVDISRIVTQGYGKEYPVADNGSVSGRAMNRRVEVTISNDNQPVKPRSSVAN
- a CDS encoding DUF4398 domain-containing protein, with translation MELKTMKTSTAKSSFNHLRGLKLAALAIGTSFVLAGCAGNPPTEQYAVTQSAVNSAVSAGGTEFAAVEMKSAQDKLKEAEIAMHDKNYDKARQLAEQAEWDARVAERKAQAAKAEQAVKDSQKAVDELRKEGMRPAAIQQK
- a CDS encoding pilin assembly protein; translation: MKIRDLPQHWEETAKGRLTQTQYAIHLDVEAAARLAALAEMYPKRHTEELLGELIGAALEELEASFPYVKGQQVIATDEEGDPLYEDVGPTPRFLTLSRRYLHDLSASADEPQH
- the ppc gene encoding phosphoenolpyruvate carboxylase, yielding MSDIDARLREDVHLLGELLGNTIREQYGDAFLDKIEQIRKGAKADRRGAGAELSASLNQLQEDELLPVARAFNQFLNLANIAEQYQLIHRRDESQPAPFESRVLPELLARLQREGHSDESLARQLARLEIELVLTAHPTEVARRTLIQKYDAIAAQLALQDHRDLTSAEREQIRERLQRLIAEAWHTEEIRRVRPTPVDEAKWGFAVIEHSLWQAIPNYLRKADQALHAATGLRLPLEAAPIRFASWMGGDRDGNPNVTAPVTREVLLLARWMAADLYLRDIDQLASELSMQQASPALLAQVGDSVEPYRALLKQLRERLRATRQWAHSALSGPAPAPAQVLQDNRDLLGPLELCYQSLHECGMGVIADGPLLDCLRRAVTFGLFLVRLDVRQDSTRHSSAMTEITDYLGLGRYEDWDEETRINFLSKELNNRRPLLPGYFKPSADTAEVLNTCREIAAAPAASLGSYVISMAGAASDVLAVQLLLKESGVQRPMRVVPLFETLADLDNAGPVMERLLQLPGYRARLHGPQEVMIGYSDSAKDAGTTAAAWAQYRAQERLVDICREQQVELLLFHGRGGTVGRGGGPAHAAILSQPPGSVAGRFRTTEQGEMIRFKFGLPDIAEQNLNLYLAAVLEATLLPPPPPEPAWRHLMDELAADGVSAYRAVVRENPQFVEYFRQSTPEQELGRLPLGSRPAKRRAGGIESLRAIPWIFGWTQTRLMLPAWLGWEAALSKALERGEGELLGQMREQWPFFRTRIDMLEMVLAKADADIARLYDERLVQPDLLPLGAHLRDLLSQACHVVLGLTGQSQLLAHSPDTLEFIRLRNTYLDPLHLLQAELLARSRQREAAQDSPLEQALLVSVAGIAAGLRNTG
- the adk gene encoding adenylate kinase, whose translation is MRVILLGAPGAGKGTQAKFITEKFGIPQISTGDMLRAAVKAGTELGLIAKSVMDSGGLVSDDLIINLVKERISQEDCKNGFLFDGFPRTIPQAEALVKAGVELDAVVEIAVEDEEIVQRIAGRRVHEGSGRVYHIVYNPPKVAGKDDVTGEDLVQRKDDTEETVRHRLSVYHSQTKPLVDFYQQLSAKQGKPKYSHIPGVGSVEAITAKVLQALS
- the tsaB gene encoding tRNA (adenosine(37)-N6)-threonylcarbamoyltransferase complex dimerization subunit type 1 TsaB, which gives rise to MSTLLALDTATEACSVALLHDGKVTSHYEVIPRLHAQKLLPMIKQLLEDAGTSLAAVDAIAFGRGPGAFTGVRIAIGVVQGLAFALERPVLPVSNLAVLAQRALREHGATQVAAAIDARMDEVYWGCYRESAGEMRLIGVEAVQAPESSVLPDDASGDWFGAGTGWGYGERMGVQLAGLDATMLPHAEDLLTLARFAFERGEAIAADLAAPVYLRDKVAQTKAERGII